Genomic DNA from Burkholderia plantarii:
GGCTTCGATCTCGGTTTCCAGTCCACGCTGATCGCGCACCAGACGATCGTCTACGGCATCGACCCGGCCTCGCGCAGCCGGCTCAACGCGGTGCTGTTCGTCGGCATGTTCATCGGCATGTCGGGCGGCGCGGCGCTCGGCACGCTGCTGTTCGCGCAGTGGGGCTGGACGGCGGTGGTCGTGATGGCCGTGGTGACCTCGCTCGTGGCCTTGGCGGTGAGGTGGTGGCGGCGCGCGTGAATGCCGGCGCGCCGTCGGGCGTAACGACAGGCATGATGACGGGCGGGCCGCAGGGCTCGCCCGTTTGCGCTGGATGCCGCGTTCGACGCCGCGCTTGCGGAAAGCAGGGGCAGCGGTCGCGCACGCGTTGACGCCCTCGCACGATCTGTCGACAATCCGCAGACCATCCGTCGATCGAGGTCGTCATGTCGTTTCGCCTGAATGTCGTGTCGCGCCGGCTGAACTGGCTGGTCGCAATTCTCGCGTTAACGGCGGGGCCCGGTTCCGCGTTCGCGGCGGATTCGACCGGGCCGGCGCCGGCCTCGGCGGCGTCCGTCGCCAAGGCCGGCGAGACCGCGCGCGCGTCCGGCGCGACGCCGCCGGCTCTTGCCCGGCCCGCACCCGCAACGGCGCCGCCTTCGCAGGCGGACGCCACGCATCGAGCCGCCGCGCCCGATGCCCACCGGCCCGACGACGCGCATCCGGCGCAGAACGATGCCGCGTTCGTGCCGGTCCCGCCCGAGACGGCGTCGGTCACGCGCCATTCGATCCGTCTCGACGGCCGCACTCTCGACTACACCGCGACGGCCGGCAACCTGCTGCTGCGCGACGACGCCGGGCAGGCCACGGCCAGCGTGTTTTATGTCGCCTACACGGCCCACGGCCGGCGGCCCGGCGAGCGCCCCGTGACGTTCCTGTTCAACGGCGGCCCGGGCGCGGGCAGCGTGTTCCTGATGATGGGCTCGTTCGGCCCGAAGCGCGCGCGCACCGCGAGCCCGGCCGTCAGCGGGCCGGCGCCCTACGATCTCGCCGACAATCCCGACAGCCTGCTCGGCCAGACCGATCTGGTGTTCATCGACGCCGTCGGCGCCGGCTTCTCGCGTACGGTCGGCCATGCGACGGGCAAGGCGTTCTGGAGCGTCGACGGCGATCTCGACGCGTTCGATCATTTCATCGAGCGCTACCTGACCGTCAACCAGCGCTGGAATTCGCCGAAGTATCTGCTCGGCGAGTCGTATGGCACCGCGCGGGCCGCGATGCTGGCCTACCGCCTGAACCAGAGCAACATCGCGCTGAACGGTGTGATCCTGATGTCGTCCGTGCTCGACTCGGCGGCGTTCTCGCCCGGCTCCGATTTCGAGAGCGAAAGCTATCTGCCGACCTTCGCGGCGATCGCCTGGTATCACGACCGGCTGCGGCCGAAGCCGCCGAGCCTGCCCGCCTTCCTCGACGAGGTGCGGGCGTTCGCGCGCGGCCCGTATGAGCAGGCGCTCGCGCAGGGCGACGCGCTGCCGGATGCCGAGCGCGATGCGATCGCCGCGCGGCTCGCCCAATACACGGGCATCGACGCGCAATACATCAAGGAAGCGAGATTGCGGCTCGGGCCGACGCGTTTTCGCAAGCAGTTGCTGCGCGGCGAGTCGCGCAGCCTCGGCCGCTACGACGCGCGCTTCGAGGGCATCGACTACGACGATGCCGGCGAGCATCCCGATTTCGATGCGTCGGCGGCGAGCATCTCGAGCGTGTTCGACGCGGCGCTGCATCAGCATCTGGCGAACGATCTCGATTACCGGCCGGCCGACCGCTATCGCGTGTTCAACGACGCGGCGCTGGTGCAATGGGACTGGAAGCATCGCGAATGGTGGGGCGAGCGGCTGGCCGTGCCCTACGCGGCCGGCGATCTGGCCGAGGCGATGCGGCAGAACCCGAAACTGCGCGTGATGTCGCTGAACGGTTATTTCGATCTGGCGACGCCGTTCTACGCGACCGAATATGCGCTCTCGCATCTCGGCGTCGAGCGTTCGCTGCAGGCCAACGTCGAAATCCACCATTACCCGACCGGCCACATGATTTATCTCGACGACGCGGCGCTGCACGCGATGAAGGTCGATCTCGCGCGTTTCTACCAGGGGGAACCGCGCACTAACTGAAGCGGTGATGAAGGCGACGGGGCGCCCGACATTGGATGAATGTTGACGGCGAACTGGATCGTTCGAGGAACGTAAGCGGACGTCGCACGGGTGTCGTGATCGTTGCGTCCGCAACCTGATTTCGTGCTTCTTCGTTTGGTATCAAAGGTTTGCCGCCAAGGGCGCCG
This window encodes:
- a CDS encoding S10 family peptidase, translating into MSFRLNVVSRRLNWLVAILALTAGPGSAFAADSTGPAPASAASVAKAGETARASGATPPALARPAPATAPPSQADATHRAAAPDAHRPDDAHPAQNDAAFVPVPPETASVTRHSIRLDGRTLDYTATAGNLLLRDDAGQATASVFYVAYTAHGRRPGERPVTFLFNGGPGAGSVFLMMGSFGPKRARTASPAVSGPAPYDLADNPDSLLGQTDLVFIDAVGAGFSRTVGHATGKAFWSVDGDLDAFDHFIERYLTVNQRWNSPKYLLGESYGTARAAMLAYRLNQSNIALNGVILMSSVLDSAAFSPGSDFESESYLPTFAAIAWYHDRLRPKPPSLPAFLDEVRAFARGPYEQALAQGDALPDAERDAIAARLAQYTGIDAQYIKEARLRLGPTRFRKQLLRGESRSLGRYDARFEGIDYDDAGEHPDFDASAASISSVFDAALHQHLANDLDYRPADRYRVFNDAALVQWDWKHREWWGERLAVPYAAGDLAEAMRQNPKLRVMSLNGYFDLATPFYATEYALSHLGVERSLQANVEIHHYPTGHMIYLDDAALHAMKVDLARFYQGEPRTN